Proteins from a genomic interval of Piscinibacter sp. HJYY11:
- a CDS encoding DUF2065 domain-containing protein has protein sequence MSDLLLSALALMLVVEGLLPFLSPGAWRQVFQRALQLSDGQIRFLGLTSMLVGLVALALLWP, from the coding sequence ATGTCCGACTTGCTGCTGAGCGCCCTGGCGCTGATGCTGGTGGTCGAGGGACTTCTCCCGTTCCTCAGCCCCGGTGCATGGCGGCAAGTCTTTCAGCGGGCGTTGCAGCTCTCCGACGGGCAGATCCGCTTCCTGGGGCTGACCAGCATGCTCGTCGGGCTGGTAGCTCTGGCGCTGCTCTGGCCCTGA
- the hflC gene encoding protease modulator HflC, producing MNRIGTFAIGFIVLLMLVYSTLFIVDQKQFAVVYALGEIKEVITEPGLKFKQPPPLQNVVFLDRRVQTLDSPETRPIFTAEKKSLVIDWLVKWRVTDPRQFIRNSGTDMRNVEARLSPIVQGAFNEEVTKRTVQAMLSTDRDNVMQGVRTRLTDEAKSFGIEIIDVRIKRVDFSANITGSVYGRMESERKRVANQLRSTGFAEAEKIRADAERQREVILADAYRDAQTIKGDGDAKASAIYAEAFGRDPQFAKFYRSLEAYRASFQNRSDVMVVDPSGEFFRAMRGEIGPSGAKKKGE from the coding sequence ATGAATCGAATCGGAACTTTCGCCATCGGCTTCATCGTGCTGCTGATGCTGGTGTATTCCACGCTTTTCATCGTGGACCAGAAGCAGTTTGCCGTCGTCTATGCACTGGGCGAGATCAAGGAAGTCATCACCGAGCCCGGCCTCAAGTTCAAGCAGCCGCCGCCGCTGCAGAACGTGGTGTTCCTCGACCGCCGCGTGCAGACGCTCGACAGCCCGGAGACCCGCCCCATCTTCACCGCCGAGAAGAAGAGCCTGGTGATCGACTGGCTCGTGAAGTGGCGCGTGACGGACCCGCGCCAGTTCATCCGCAACAGCGGCACCGACATGCGCAACGTGGAAGCGCGGTTGAGCCCGATCGTTCAGGGCGCCTTCAATGAGGAAGTCACCAAGCGCACGGTGCAGGCCATGCTGTCGACCGACCGCGACAATGTGATGCAAGGCGTGCGCACTCGCCTGACCGACGAAGCCAAGAGCTTTGGCATCGAGATCATCGACGTGCGCATCAAGCGTGTGGATTTCTCCGCCAACATCACAGGCTCGGTCTACGGCCGCATGGAGTCAGAGCGCAAGCGTGTGGCGAACCAACTGCGATCCACCGGTTTTGCCGAAGCCGAAAAGATCCGCGCCGATGCGGAGCGGCAGCGCGAAGTGATCCTCGCCGATGCCTACCGCGATGCGCAGACGATCAAGGGTGATGGCGATGCGAAGGCCTCGGCCATCTATGCGGAAGCGTTTGGCCGCGATCCGCAATTTGCCAAGTTCTACCGCAGCCTGGAGGCGTATCGAGCCAGCTTCCAGAACCGCTCCGACGTGATGGTCGTCGACCCGTCCGGCGAATTCTTCCGGGCCATGCGAGGCGAGATCGGGCCGTCGGGCGCCAAAAAGAAGGGCGAGTAA
- the hflK gene encoding FtsH protease activity modulator HflK: MTMSAIPSSPGEHPSRLRDVATAARALLAGVLGSVRGRLGRRPELVLNNGGRGDGPPDLDELWRDFNRKLSGLFGGKQRSTNGGSGGPNFQPDMRGTGIGISLVAGLIVLVWAASGFFIVQEGHQAVVTSFGKYSHTVDAGFNWRFPYPFQANEVVPVTQLRSVEVGRSAVVQATGLRESSMLTKDENIVDIRFTVQYRLKDCPRTVGAASAPSGATCGARAYLFENAKPDEAVIQAAESAVREIVGKSNMDQVLYEQRDEISSQLMALLQAQLDRLNTGILIVNVNVGSVQAPEQVQAAFDDAFRAGADREKAKNEGQAYANDVIPKARGSAARLHEEAEAYKARVIARAEGDAQRFNRILTEYQKAPSVTRDRIYIDTMRDIYAGVSKVMVDSRNNSNLLYLPLDKLIQQASAPAPAQPAAIQPAETSPSTSSSSSSSDIRLRDGPRSRERDAR, translated from the coding sequence ATGACCATGAGCGCTATTCCTTCTTCCCCCGGCGAACACCCGTCGCGACTGCGCGATGTGGCGACCGCGGCGCGGGCTCTCTTGGCGGGAGTGCTCGGTTCGGTACGTGGCCGACTGGGCCGCCGTCCTGAGCTGGTGCTCAATAACGGGGGCCGTGGCGATGGTCCTCCAGATCTCGACGAGCTCTGGCGCGATTTCAATCGCAAGTTGAGCGGCCTCTTCGGCGGCAAGCAGCGCTCCACCAATGGTGGAAGCGGCGGTCCCAATTTCCAGCCCGACATGCGCGGCACCGGCATCGGCATCAGCTTGGTGGCCGGCCTCATCGTGCTGGTGTGGGCCGCCAGCGGCTTCTTCATCGTGCAGGAAGGCCACCAGGCCGTGGTCACCTCGTTCGGCAAGTACAGCCACACCGTGGATGCCGGCTTCAACTGGCGGTTCCCGTATCCGTTCCAGGCCAATGAGGTGGTGCCCGTCACCCAGCTGCGCTCGGTGGAGGTCGGCCGCAGTGCGGTCGTGCAGGCCACGGGCCTGCGGGAATCGTCGATGCTCACCAAGGACGAGAACATCGTCGACATCCGCTTCACGGTGCAGTACCGCCTCAAGGACTGCCCGCGCACGGTGGGCGCGGCTTCGGCACCGAGTGGTGCGACCTGCGGCGCACGCGCCTACCTGTTCGAGAACGCGAAGCCCGACGAGGCCGTGATCCAGGCGGCCGAGTCCGCGGTGCGCGAGATCGTGGGCAAGAGCAACATGGACCAGGTGCTGTACGAGCAGCGCGACGAGATCTCGTCGCAGCTGATGGCCTTGCTGCAGGCCCAGCTCGACCGGCTGAACACCGGCATCCTGATCGTCAACGTCAACGTGGGGAGTGTGCAGGCGCCCGAGCAGGTGCAGGCTGCGTTCGACGACGCTTTCCGTGCCGGCGCCGACCGGGAGAAGGCCAAGAATGAAGGTCAGGCTTATGCCAACGACGTGATCCCCAAGGCCCGAGGCAGCGCCGCGCGCTTGCACGAGGAAGCCGAGGCCTACAAGGCGCGGGTCATCGCACGGGCCGAGGGTGATGCACAACGCTTCAACCGCATCCTGACCGAGTACCAGAAGGCACCATCGGTCACCCGCGACCGCATCTACATCGACACCATGCGCGACATCTATGCGGGTGTGAGCAAGGTGATGGTGGACAGCCGCAACAATTCCAACCTGCTGTACCTGCCGCTCGACAAGCTGATCCAGCAGGCGTCAGCGCCGGCACCTGCGCAGCCTGCAGCCATCCAGCCGGCGGAGACGAGCCCTTCGACCTCGTCTTCCAGTAGCTCGTCCGACATCCGCCTGCGGGACGGCCCGCGTAGCCGCGAGCGAGACGCACGCTGA
- the hflX gene encoding GTPase HflX, which yields MTAAAPTAASAAGDSPRAILVGVDLGGRSHFDETLDELALLAESAGDVPVARVIAKRKAPDPALFVGSGKADEIKALVEGHKAEAVLFDQALSPAQQRNLERHLGVAVADRTMLILEIFAARAQSHEGKLQVELARLQYLSTRLVRRWSHLERQRGGIGTRGGPGEAQIELDRRMIGERIKSVKERLVKVKRQRGTQRRSRERSGTFRISLVGYTNAGKSTLFNALVKARAYAADQLFATLDTTTRQLYLEDLDATASLSDTVGFIRDLPHKLVEAFEATLQEAADADLLLHVVDAASPVLDEQMAEVQRVLQEIGADAVPQILVYNKLDNLAESQQPQALSDVLERDGGLRVPRVFVSALRGTGLPELRRLISAAVAAGRDTGLNFDETASTSGVSDTAPEAHDDADAKAYRRQL from the coding sequence TTGACTGCAGCGGCACCTACCGCCGCCTCGGCGGCGGGCGATTCCCCTCGCGCCATCCTGGTCGGGGTCGACCTTGGCGGTCGTTCCCATTTCGACGAGACCCTCGACGAACTGGCTTTGCTTGCCGAATCGGCGGGCGATGTGCCGGTCGCGCGGGTCATCGCCAAGCGCAAGGCGCCGGACCCGGCGCTCTTCGTGGGGTCGGGCAAGGCCGATGAGATCAAGGCGCTCGTCGAAGGGCACAAGGCCGAGGCCGTGCTGTTCGACCAGGCCCTCTCGCCGGCACAGCAGCGCAACCTCGAGCGCCACCTCGGCGTGGCCGTGGCCGATCGCACGATGCTGATCCTCGAGATCTTTGCTGCTCGGGCGCAAAGCCACGAGGGCAAGCTGCAGGTCGAACTGGCGCGCTTGCAGTACCTCTCGACGCGGCTGGTGCGCCGGTGGAGCCACCTGGAGCGCCAGCGCGGCGGCATTGGCACGCGCGGTGGCCCGGGTGAAGCCCAGATCGAACTGGACCGCCGCATGATCGGCGAGCGCATCAAATCGGTGAAAGAGCGCCTCGTCAAGGTGAAGCGGCAGCGCGGCACGCAGCGGCGCTCGCGTGAACGCAGCGGCACCTTCCGCATTTCTCTCGTTGGCTACACCAACGCCGGCAAGTCGACGCTCTTCAACGCCTTGGTAAAGGCGCGTGCCTACGCGGCCGACCAACTGTTCGCCACCCTCGACACGACGACCCGCCAGCTGTATCTGGAAGACCTCGACGCGACGGCGTCGCTGTCGGACACCGTGGGCTTCATCCGCGATCTGCCTCACAAGCTGGTCGAGGCCTTCGAGGCCACCTTGCAGGAAGCGGCCGATGCCGATTTGCTGCTGCACGTCGTCGATGCGGCGAGCCCCGTGCTCGACGAGCAGATGGCCGAGGTGCAGCGTGTGCTGCAAGAGATCGGCGCCGATGCCGTTCCGCAGATCCTCGTCTACAACAAGCTCGATAATCTCGCCGAATCGCAGCAGCCCCAGGCCTTGAGCGATGTGCTCGAGCGTGATGGCGGTTTGCGCGTTCCGCGGGTGTTCGTGAGCGCATTGCGCGGAACCGGGCTGCCTGAGCTGCGGCGCCTCATTTCCGCCGCAGTGGCGGCTGGCCGCGACACGGGCTTGAACTTCGACGAGACGGCTTCAACTTCCGGTGTGTCCGACACTGCGCCGGAAGCCCACGATGATGCGGACGCCAAAGCGTACAGACGACAACTTTGA
- the hfq gene encoding RNA chaperone Hfq, which produces MSNKGQLLQDPFLNLLRKEHVPVSIYLVNGIKLQGHIESFDQYVVLLRNTVTQMVYKHAISTVVPGRAVNFHAAEAPEQT; this is translated from the coding sequence GTGAGCAATAAAGGGCAGCTTCTACAAGACCCGTTTCTGAACCTGCTTCGCAAGGAGCACGTTCCGGTGTCGATCTACCTTGTGAACGGCATCAAACTGCAGGGCCACATCGAGTCTTTCGACCAGTACGTGGTGCTGTTGCGCAATACCGTGACGCAGATGGTCTACAAGCACGCGATCTCGACCGTCGTGCCAGGCCGTGCGGTGAACTTCCACGCCGCAGAGGCTCCGGAGCAGACCTGA
- the der gene encoding ribosome biogenesis GTPase Der, protein MKPVIAVVGRPNVGKSTLFNRMTKSRDAIVADFSGLTRDRHYGDGRLADREYIVVDTGGFEPDSSTGIVKEMAKQTRQAVAEADAVIFVVDLRAGVSAQDHDIARYLRTANKKVFLAANKAEGMSDSPLLGELYELGMGAPHPISSAHGQGIRSLLDAVLADFPFDDDGEEEEGAGEQAPIRLAVAGRPNVGKSTLINTWLGEERLVAFDMPGTTRDAITVPFERHGQKFELIDTAGLRRKGKVFEAIEKFSVVKTLQAIASADVVLLLLDATQGVSEQDAHIAGYILESGRAVVLAVNKWDAIDDYQRETLERSIAQRLAFLKFAPVLRISALRRQGLGPVWQAIADAHASATRKMSTPVLTRLLHEAVEFQTPKRSGGFRPKLRYAHQGGMSPPVIVIHGNSLEHVTDVYKRYLEMRFREHFKLVGTPLRIEMRSSKNPYADKD, encoded by the coding sequence ATGAAGCCAGTGATTGCGGTGGTGGGCCGCCCCAACGTGGGCAAGTCCACCCTGTTCAACCGCATGACCAAGAGCCGCGATGCGATCGTGGCCGATTTCTCCGGCCTCACCCGCGACCGGCACTACGGTGACGGGCGCTTGGCCGACCGCGAGTACATCGTGGTCGACACCGGCGGCTTCGAGCCCGACAGCTCCACAGGCATCGTCAAGGAAATGGCCAAGCAGACCCGCCAGGCCGTGGCGGAGGCGGATGCGGTGATCTTCGTGGTCGACCTGCGGGCCGGCGTCTCGGCGCAGGACCATGACATCGCGCGTTACCTGCGCACCGCCAACAAGAAGGTGTTCCTCGCGGCCAACAAGGCCGAGGGCATGAGCGACTCGCCACTGCTCGGTGAGCTGTACGAGCTCGGCATGGGTGCGCCGCACCCGATTTCGTCGGCGCACGGGCAGGGCATCCGCAGCCTGCTCGATGCGGTGCTCGCTGATTTCCCGTTCGACGACGATGGCGAAGAGGAAGAGGGCGCCGGAGAGCAGGCGCCGATCCGGCTTGCCGTCGCTGGGCGGCCCAATGTGGGCAAGTCGACCCTCATCAACACGTGGCTAGGCGAGGAGCGCCTCGTGGCCTTCGACATGCCCGGCACGACGCGTGACGCGATCACCGTGCCATTCGAGCGCCACGGGCAGAAGTTCGAGCTCATCGACACAGCCGGCCTGCGCCGCAAGGGCAAGGTGTTTGAGGCGATCGAGAAGTTCTCGGTGGTCAAGACCCTGCAGGCCATCGCCAGTGCCGACGTGGTGCTGCTCCTGCTCGATGCCACCCAGGGGGTCAGCGAGCAGGATGCCCACATCGCCGGCTACATCCTCGAGAGCGGTCGTGCCGTGGTGCTGGCCGTCAACAAGTGGGATGCCATCGACGACTATCAGCGCGAGACGCTGGAACGCTCGATCGCCCAGCGGCTCGCTTTTCTCAAGTTCGCGCCGGTGCTGCGGATCTCGGCGCTCAGGCGCCAGGGGCTCGGCCCGGTGTGGCAGGCCATCGCCGATGCCCATGCCTCGGCCACACGCAAGATGAGTACGCCGGTGCTGACACGCCTGCTGCACGAGGCGGTGGAGTTCCAGACACCCAAGCGCTCAGGTGGCTTCCGCCCCAAGCTGCGTTATGCGCACCAAGGTGGGATGTCGCCCCCGGTGATCGTGATCCATGGCAATTCGCTGGAGCATGTGACCGACGTCTACAAGCGCTATCTCGAGATGCGGTTCCGCGAGCATTTCAAGCTGGTGGGCACTCCGCTGCGCATCGAGATGCGCTCCAGCAAGAATCCCTACGCCGACAAAGACTAG
- the bamB gene encoding outer membrane protein assembly factor BamB — MMVQGRRLGAWVLLATLVGCASSGRPDPTPLQPLQAKVAGRQVWKEDIGKVSFPMAAAVNNGVFTVADDSGLVLALQADTGKEVWRANVGDKLSAGVGSDGRFTSVVTRNNQLVTLQGGKVAWKQGLPSRVVTAPLVAGERVFVLAVDRSVHAFDALDGRKLWTYQRPSDALNLASAGVIMPFKDTLVVGQGPKLAGLDPLRGSLRWEATLASPRGTNEVERLADVVGPAVRVKDLICARSYQAAVACVNAERGSTLWTRNAGGLVGVGGDDQMVIGVDATDRVSAWKAADGTPAWTVESLLYRNLSAPIVLGKAAAVGDLKGMVHWFARDTGEAVLRLPTDGSAIKSAPVASGLTLLVVTTDGGLYAFRPE, encoded by the coding sequence ATGATGGTGCAGGGGCGCCGTCTCGGCGCGTGGGTCTTGCTCGCGACCCTGGTGGGCTGCGCCAGCTCAGGCCGCCCGGACCCGACGCCGCTGCAGCCGCTGCAGGCGAAGGTCGCCGGCCGGCAGGTGTGGAAGGAAGACATCGGCAAGGTCAGCTTCCCGATGGCGGCCGCGGTGAACAACGGTGTCTTCACGGTCGCCGACGACAGCGGTCTGGTGCTGGCCCTGCAGGCCGACACCGGCAAGGAAGTGTGGCGCGCCAATGTCGGCGACAAGCTGAGTGCAGGCGTCGGCAGCGATGGCCGGTTCACGAGCGTCGTGACCCGCAACAACCAGCTCGTCACCTTGCAGGGCGGCAAAGTCGCCTGGAAACAAGGCTTGCCTTCTCGCGTGGTCACCGCGCCGCTGGTGGCAGGGGAGCGGGTCTTCGTGCTGGCAGTCGACCGTTCGGTGCACGCGTTCGATGCGCTCGATGGCCGCAAGCTCTGGACATACCAACGCCCGAGCGATGCCCTGAACCTGGCGAGCGCCGGCGTGATCATGCCCTTCAAGGACACGCTGGTGGTTGGGCAGGGCCCCAAGCTCGCAGGCCTCGACCCGCTGCGCGGCAGCCTGCGCTGGGAAGCGACGCTGGCGTCGCCTCGGGGAACCAACGAAGTCGAGCGCTTGGCCGATGTGGTCGGCCCGGCCGTTCGAGTGAAAGACCTCATCTGCGCGCGCTCCTACCAGGCGGCTGTCGCTTGCGTGAATGCGGAGCGCGGGAGCACGCTCTGGACGCGCAACGCGGGCGGCCTCGTCGGTGTCGGTGGCGACGACCAGATGGTCATCGGCGTCGATGCGACCGACCGTGTGAGCGCCTGGAAGGCCGCCGATGGGACGCCAGCCTGGACGGTCGAGAGCCTCCTCTATCGCAACCTGAGTGCGCCCATCGTGCTTGGCAAGGCGGCCGCGGTTGGCGACCTGAAGGGCATGGTCCACTGGTTTGCGCGCGACACCGGCGAGGCCGTGCTGCGCCTGCCCACCGATGGCAGTGCCATCAAGAGTGCGCCGGTGGCCTCCGGCCTGACGCTGCTCGTGGTCACGACCGATGGCGGGCTGTATGCCTTCCGCCCCGAGTGA
- a CDS encoding tetratricopeptide repeat protein: MATHLDLEEQEQLDQLKAFWKQYGNLITWVLILALGGYAGWMGWNNWKREQSVKAGVLFEELEKAAQAGDLDKTARVFGDMKERFGGTGYAQQSALLTAKLQHDKGQAEAARTTLAWAADNASEDEYRTVARLRLAGLLLDEKKYDEALKQLDGAGSKEFAGLVADRRGDVLLAQGKKDEAKAAYLQAWKTLEETVEYRRIVEAKLAVLGAAPAAEVPKTAPISGAGK, encoded by the coding sequence ATGGCCACCCATCTCGACCTCGAAGAACAAGAGCAGCTCGACCAGCTGAAAGCCTTCTGGAAGCAGTACGGCAACCTCATCACCTGGGTGCTGATCCTCGCGCTGGGTGGTTATGCCGGCTGGATGGGGTGGAACAACTGGAAGCGCGAGCAGTCGGTGAAGGCGGGCGTGCTGTTCGAGGAGCTCGAGAAGGCTGCTCAGGCGGGCGACCTCGACAAGACCGCGCGTGTCTTCGGCGACATGAAAGAGCGCTTCGGCGGCACCGGCTATGCGCAACAGAGCGCATTGCTGACGGCCAAGCTGCAGCACGACAAAGGCCAGGCCGAGGCTGCGCGCACCACGCTCGCTTGGGCTGCTGACAACGCGAGCGAAGACGAGTACCGCACCGTGGCGCGCCTCCGACTTGCGGGGCTGCTGCTGGATGAAAAGAAATACGACGAGGCGCTGAAGCAGCTCGACGGTGCAGGCAGCAAGGAATTTGCGGGTCTGGTGGCCGATCGTCGCGGAGACGTGCTGCTGGCCCAAGGCAAGAAGGACGAGGCCAAGGCGGCCTACCTGCAGGCCTGGAAGACGTTGGAAGAGACGGTCGAGTACCGCCGCATCGTTGAAGCCAAGCTCGCAGTGCTGGGCGCTGCGCCTGCAGCCGAAGTGCCGAAGACGGCCCCCATCTCCGGAGCCGGCAAATGA
- the hisS gene encoding histidine--tRNA ligase, giving the protein MADKKSAALQAVKGMNDILPPSVPRTEKLPDSAIWAWFETTVRRVLQNYGYQYLLTPIVEPTALFVRGLGEVTDIVEKEMYSFTDSMNGDKLTLRPEATAGIVRAMVEHNALYNGPLRIWTMGPMFRHERPQKGRYRQFNQLDVEALGYAGPDVDAEMILMVRSLWRELGLVIGQHVRLEINSLGQPEERRAHREALIQYFEQNASVLDEDARRRLHSNPLRILDTKNPAMQAVVEAAPKLMDFLGEASLGHFNAVRKVLDAAGLDYRVNTRLVRGMDYYNLTVFEWVTDHLGSQGTVCGGGRYDGLIEQLGGKPAPAVGFGLGIERLLLLLQELAVPVPTSAPVAYAVILSESTVAQAMVTIEALRQAGVSVLMHAGGGSMKSQFKRADASGARFALIFGDDEVARGEVSLKSLRDAAVAQRSLRLADAATWAAELLAA; this is encoded by the coding sequence ATGGCTGACAAAAAAAGCGCCGCCCTGCAGGCCGTGAAGGGCATGAACGACATCCTGCCGCCTTCCGTGCCCCGCACCGAGAAGCTGCCGGATTCGGCCATCTGGGCCTGGTTCGAGACGACTGTTCGTCGCGTGCTGCAGAACTACGGCTACCAGTACCTGCTGACCCCGATCGTCGAACCCACCGCGCTCTTCGTGCGCGGCCTGGGCGAGGTCACCGACATCGTCGAGAAGGAGATGTACTCCTTCACCGACTCGATGAACGGCGACAAGCTCACGCTGCGCCCTGAGGCCACCGCCGGCATCGTGCGTGCGATGGTCGAGCACAACGCGCTCTACAACGGGCCGCTGCGCATCTGGACCATGGGCCCGATGTTCCGCCACGAGCGGCCGCAGAAGGGGCGTTATCGGCAGTTCAACCAGCTCGACGTGGAGGCGCTCGGTTATGCCGGGCCGGACGTCGACGCCGAGATGATCCTCATGGTGCGCAGCCTGTGGCGCGAACTGGGCCTGGTCATCGGCCAGCACGTGCGGCTGGAGATCAACAGCCTCGGCCAACCCGAGGAACGGCGTGCGCACCGCGAAGCGTTGATCCAGTACTTCGAGCAGAACGCCTCGGTGCTGGACGAAGACGCCAGGCGCCGCCTGCACAGCAACCCGCTGCGCATCCTCGACACCAAGAACCCGGCCATGCAGGCGGTGGTCGAGGCTGCACCCAAGCTGATGGACTTCCTGGGCGAGGCGTCGCTCGGGCACTTCAATGCCGTGCGCAAGGTGCTCGATGCCGCGGGCCTCGACTACCGCGTGAACACGCGCCTCGTGCGGGGCATGGACTACTACAACCTCACCGTCTTCGAGTGGGTCACCGACCACCTCGGCTCGCAAGGCACAGTGTGCGGCGGTGGTCGCTACGACGGGCTGATCGAGCAGCTGGGCGGCAAGCCCGCGCCGGCGGTGGGCTTCGGCCTCGGCATCGAACGCCTGCTCCTGCTGCTGCAGGAGCTGGCCGTGCCGGTGCCCACCAGCGCACCGGTGGCGTATGCGGTGATCCTGAGCGAATCGACGGTGGCTCAAGCCATGGTCACCATCGAAGCGCTGCGCCAGGCGGGCGTCTCGGTGCTGATGCACGCCGGCGGCGGCAGCATGAAGAGCCAGTTCAAGCGGGCCGATGCCAGTGGCGCCCGCTTTGCCCTCATCTTCGGCGACGACGAGGTCGCGCGCGGCGAGGTGTCGCTCAAGTCGCTGCGCGACGCTGCCGTCGCGCAGCGCAGCTTGCGCCTCGCCGACGCTGCCACCTGGGCCGCCGAACTGCTGGCCGCATAA
- the ispG gene encoding flavodoxin-dependent (E)-4-hydroxy-3-methylbut-2-enyl-diphosphate synthase, producing MTQARPALDDFIEPAVPLVRRNLQAQVRWGSRLVTIGGDAPVRVQSMTNTDTVDVIETAIQVKELAVAGSELVRITVNTPEAAVAVPHIRDQLDRMGIDVPLVGDFHYNGHRLLTEFPACAEALSKYRINPGNVGKGDKRDKQFAQMVEVAAKYDKVVRIGVNWGSLDQELLAQMMDENGKRAEPFEPQQIMYRAIITSAVESARRAEEVGLKAGQIVLSCKMSGVQDLVSVYRALAKRCDYPLHLGLTEAGMGTKGTVASTAALSLLLQEGIGDTIRVSLTPQPGEARTQEVVVALEILQALGLRSFNPSVTACPGCGRTTSTTFQELAKQIDDYLRLQMPVWRARYPGVEKMKVAVMGCIVNGPGESKHADIGISLPGTGEAPAAPVFIDGEKALTLRGERIAEEFQALVENYIEKRYGSATAQHSTAPA from the coding sequence ATGACCCAGGCCCGTCCTGCCCTCGACGATTTCATCGAACCCGCCGTGCCGCTCGTGCGGCGCAACCTGCAGGCGCAGGTGCGCTGGGGCTCGCGCCTGGTCACGATCGGTGGCGACGCCCCGGTGCGCGTGCAGTCGATGACCAACACCGACACGGTCGACGTGATCGAGACGGCGATCCAGGTCAAGGAGCTGGCGGTGGCGGGCTCCGAGCTCGTGCGCATCACCGTCAACACGCCCGAAGCTGCCGTTGCCGTGCCGCACATCCGGGACCAGCTCGACCGCATGGGCATCGACGTGCCGCTGGTCGGCGACTTCCACTACAACGGCCACCGCCTGCTCACCGAATTCCCGGCGTGTGCCGAAGCCTTGTCGAAGTACCGCATCAATCCCGGCAACGTGGGCAAGGGCGACAAGCGCGACAAGCAGTTCGCCCAGATGGTCGAGGTCGCCGCCAAGTACGACAAGGTCGTGCGCATCGGCGTCAACTGGGGCAGTCTCGACCAGGAGCTGCTCGCCCAGATGATGGACGAGAACGGCAAGCGCGCCGAGCCCTTCGAGCCGCAGCAGATCATGTACCGCGCGATCATCACCTCGGCAGTCGAGTCGGCTCGACGCGCTGAAGAGGTCGGCCTGAAGGCCGGGCAGATCGTGCTGTCTTGCAAGATGTCGGGTGTGCAGGACCTGGTGAGCGTCTACCGCGCACTTGCCAAGCGCTGCGACTACCCGCTGCACCTGGGCCTCACCGAAGCCGGCATGGGCACCAAGGGCACGGTCGCCTCAACCGCGGCGCTATCGTTGCTGCTGCAGGAGGGCATTGGCGACACCATCCGTGTCTCGCTCACGCCGCAGCCCGGTGAAGCCCGCACGCAAGAAGTCGTCGTGGCGCTGGAGATCCTCCAGGCCCTCGGCTTGCGCTCGTTCAACCCGAGCGTCACGGCCTGTCCGGGTTGCGGCCGCACCACCAGCACCACCTTCCAGGAACTGGCCAAGCAGATCGACGACTACCTGCGCCTGCAAATGCCGGTGTGGCGCGCGCGTTACCCCGGTGTCGAGAAGATGAAGGTGGCGGTGATGGGCTGCATCGTCAACGGCCCGGGCGAAAGCAAGCATGCCGACATCGGCATCAGCCTGCCGGGCACCGGCGAAGCACCGGCGGCGCCGGTCTTCATCGATGGCGAAAAGGCACTCACGCTGCGTGGCGAGCGCATCGCCGAAGAATTCCAGGCGCTGGTCGAGAACTACATCGAGAAGCGCTACGGCAGCGCCACCGCCCAGCATTCGACCGCGCCGGCCTGA
- a CDS encoding helix-turn-helix domain-containing protein, whose amino-acid sequence MSDTPGDAPIADPAPTPDTAGSLLRQARVAKGLHIAALATSIKVAPRKLELLEADRYDELPGATFTRALAQTVCRTLKIDAAPVLALLPQPVDQGLSQLSRGLNEPFRDKPGRRVPSDLSFLKSPIVIAAVGLFVASVVLYLLPVGWVAELTEQASSTVREGDAASATPPPPATAVITLPPPAVVMPASEAVSAAASAPSASAPAAASAPVASASSLAASAPLNGALLLRAQARSWVEVIDGRGNPLMSRLLEAGETVGLDGPTPLRVRIGNAAATQVSFRGRPVDLTPSRDNVAKLELR is encoded by the coding sequence ATGAGTGACACCCCAGGCGACGCCCCGATCGCCGACCCCGCACCGACACCAGACACCGCCGGCAGCCTGCTGAGGCAGGCCCGCGTGGCCAAGGGCCTGCACATTGCTGCGCTGGCGACCTCCATCAAGGTGGCGCCGCGCAAGCTCGAGCTGCTCGAGGCCGACCGCTACGACGAGCTCCCCGGCGCGACCTTCACCCGTGCACTGGCGCAGACCGTCTGCCGCACGCTCAAGATCGATGCGGCACCGGTGCTGGCCCTGTTGCCGCAGCCGGTCGATCAGGGCTTGTCGCAGTTGAGCCGCGGCCTGAACGAGCCGTTTCGCGACAAACCCGGCCGGCGCGTGCCCAGTGACCTGAGTTTCCTCAAGAGCCCGATCGTGATCGCGGCGGTGGGGCTGTTCGTGGCCAGCGTGGTGCTCTATCTGCTGCCCGTCGGTTGGGTGGCCGAGTTGACCGAACAGGCCAGCAGCACGGTACGCGAGGGCGACGCAGCCTCTGCCACGCCCCCACCGCCGGCCACGGCTGTCATCACCTTGCCGCCGCCGGCGGTTGTCATGCCGGCGTCCGAGGCCGTGTCGGCAGCCGCCTCGGCGCCAAGTGCGAGCGCTCCTGCCGCCGCCTCTGCGCCCGTGGCCTCAGCGTCGTCGCTGGCCGCGTCAGCACCCCTCAACGGTGCGCTCCTGCTGCGCGCCCAGGCGCGCTCCTGGGTGGAAGTGATCGACGGCCGTGGCAACCCGTTGATGTCCCGCCTGCTCGAAGCAGGAGAAACCGTGGGCCTCGACGGGCCTACTCCCTTGCGGGTGAGAATCGGCAACGCAGCGGCCACGCAGGTGTCGTTCCGCGGTCGACCAGTCGACCTCACTCCCTCGCGTGACAACGTGGCCAAGCTCGAACTCAGGTGA